The Streptomyces sp. NBC_00162 sequence GGAACGAGCTGGATGGCAGCCGTGAGTGCCCCACCCTCCAGCTCCACCACATCTACCGCGGCGGGCTCTGCAAGGCCGGCCTTCACAAGCGCGTCTGCCACCGCCTGCAGATACGGGCGCACCTCCCACATGCGCAGCTCTGCCTCCGCCGCAGCCAGGGCCCGGCGCCGGGCGATCACGGGGTAGCCGAGGCGCTCGGCGGCTTGCTGCGGATCCAGGCGCGGATCACCCTCGAGAAGGTCGGCGATCCGGCGGCCTCGCAGCACCGCGAGGCTCTTCATAGCCGTGGTCATCGCCACCCCCAACTGCTCCACAACTGCAGCCGCGGTGAGCGCCGGGTCGGCATCCAAGAGCTCCACGGTCCGGGGCAGGATCTGGTCACGCGGCACCATGTCGCCGCTCCCCCGCGGCCGGCCGCTGCCGTGCCGCACACCGCGCCCCGGACGCGAGTCACGGAAACGGCGCACCACCCCCCGCGGCCAGTGCTCCACACCGCCGACCACCACCAGGTGCTCAGCCACCGCCGGATCGCGCTTGTAGGTGTTCCACGCGCTCACCCCGACGTTCAACTCCTGCGCCGCCTCATGCCGGTCCAGCAAGTCCTCGTCATCCTCACCCGCAGGAAGCGCCGGCACCGACTCGCCGGCGAAATAGGCCGCCGTCTGCTCCCCGTCCCACAGCAGCGTCTGCGCCTTCGGCGAACTCACCGGATCGGGAAACCCCGTCGCGGCGTAAGGCCTGTTGTTCCTCAGCGTCCCCACTGACACCCCCAGCGCCTGCGCCAGATCGGCAACCGACTGCACACGCTCGCGACGACCGGCACCGATCACCCCAAACCCCTTCCAGAACAGCCTCAGCCGCAGGAACCGACCCGCAGCAGCAGAGGAGAGAACTGTAACCGCACATCTGTCATTACCGGGCCGTTCCAGCTACCCTGACAACGTGACTGCGACAGCGGTCCTCCGCAGTCGTGAGCCTTCCAGGCCGGCGCCCTTGCCACCCGCCACGGCGGAAGTGGGCGCCGGCCTTTTGCGCGGTCCTCGCCCCCTCCCCGCTGACCGCACCCAGGCTGGTATCACCTACCCCGTCTGAGGGTGGTGTGTACGACGTCGCAGCAAGGACGTAGGGACCGCGCCGTGCAGAGTTGGTTCGAGGCAGCGGCGGCCGACTGTAGCGAGCGGGCCCCGCCCCATCGATTTCACCAGCGCCTCACCACGCAGCCCTCCCCCTTCGTTTCCCTCATCCCTTACCTCCACGCGGCCCTCTCCCCCTTCTCCCTCCCCTCGGTTCCGTTCCCTTCCCCGTCTCTCCTCCGCCTCTCACCCCGTCCCTTCCCCTCAGCCCTCACGCCTCCTGCAACCCGCTCTCTCCCACACCTGCTCTCCTCTCCCCCACCCTCCCTACCTATAAGTCCGTCTAGTCACCAGCTGCACTTCGGGGTCTGACCAGGCGAAATGCAGCTGGCCCGCGGAAGCCGCCTACCCCTTTGCTTACCCCCATGTTTCACCCCATGTCCGCCCCATTGATTACCCCCTTGTTTATCCCCCGTGGTACACGCCTGCCTGAACCTCAGGAGGCGCTCCAGACGTGGCCAGCGGGCAGTTCCAGAGCCCACGGCCAGGAGTAAGAGGTCGTCTCAACTGGCTTGATCACTAGGCTGTCTGTTGTGATGACGTGGGTGGAGCGTCTGGTTCCGCACGGGTTGTGGGAGTTGTTTCAGCGAGTGGTCCCGGCTGCTCCGGTGCGTCCGCAGGGCGGCGGCCGACGGCGGCACGGGGATCGCGAGGTGCTCCCTCGCGCATCGCCGCACCAGCGCCCAGAGGCTCAGTCCGCCGGGTCACCCGCACCTCGATCCACCAATCGAGATGACCTCTACTGGGCCGTCTCCTTCAGATCTTGCATGATGACCGGCATGAACACGGAAATGTGCGACCCGGGCGAGCTGGCCGCCCTCCGGGAGATATTCGCGTCCCGCCCGGAGGTCGCGCCGCCGGCTGGCTGGGAGGCGGTGCGGTCCTTCGAGGCGGAGCATCGCATTGTGCTCCCGGAGCCTTACCGCACGTTCGTGGCGGAGATCTGCGACGGGCTACGCGCCGGTCCGCCGTACTACGGGCTGCTGCCCCTCGCGGAAACACCCCGGGACTGGGGCTCGGACCGCCCCGAACGCCTGCTTGCCAAGCCCTTCCCGCTCACCTTGGCATGGCTGTGGGAAGCAGAAGGCGACGAGACGGCGCTGTCGGTGCAGGAGTTCGAAGCCCGGACAGCCCCCGTCTTCGACCACGGCTCACTGCTGCTGGGCACCGACGGCTGCGGCATGTACTGGCACTTGATCGTCACCGGGCCGCAGCGTGGTCACGTCTGGCAGATCGCCGGCGAGGGGCGCGATGCCCTTCGGCCCCCAGTCGCCCGACGCCCTGATGCCCGGCACCCCTGGCTTCACAGGCTGGGCGACCCACTGGGCCGAGGGCCGCAACTGGTTCCCGGACGCCTAGGGCCGTTTCCTTTGCATCAACCTTGCTGACCAGATGAAGATGGCAGCGAGGCGGAGTCCCGCAAGGTGCCGCGCTCGCCCGACCTATCCCGCCCCCTCGACCGCTGGCCCGCAGGTGGCTAGCGTGGACTTTGGTGGCGTCGATGGGTCAGGATCACACCCGCAATGGTCGCTCCTTGAGTCGGTGTCACTCCCCTCCAGGCAGAGCCGCCCTGACGAGGACGTTCGCTCTGTCCAGCGCGGCGAGGGCCACGGCGCGGCCACGCCGGGCGGCGTCGATCTGGGCTTGCCTCTGCTCAGGGTCGCTGAGGAGCATGCCCTGTACGTGGCATTCGTCGTATGCAACCCGTGCCTGCTCGACGCGACGATCCAGCTCGTCGTCGGCGATCAGTCCGGAATGGACTGCGAGAAGTTGCTCGTCCTGGCGCTGCTCATGCTTCATGAACCATGAATTGGGCTTCCCGTTTTCATGAATGACGGCCCTGAAGCGGTCCTCCAGCCGCGCCAGCAACGCCTGAAGGCCGGCAGGCGGGACAAGGCGAGCGCGGCGCGCTTCGGCTTGCGCGTCCCGCTGCTGGCGGATGCTGATCCACAGGGCGCCGAAGGCGGCGACGGTTCCGAGGGCGCTGACGATCCCAGCAGAGGCCTGGATCCAGTCGGTTACCGAGGGACCGTCCGCAGCCATGTGCATCAACTGAAGTCGCATGGCAGGAGTGTGGCAGGTACGACCGCCCGTCGAAGTTCACCAGGAACCATTTCGATCACGAGGCCTACAAGCAGCGCAACACTGTCGAGCGGTGCATCAACCACTTGAAGCAGTGGCGGGGCATCGCCACCCTCTACGAGAAGACCGCCACCATCTCCCTGGCCGGACTGCACATCGCAGGCATCTTCCTCTGGTCCGCACGGTGATCCAAACGAAATCGCCTAGCTAAGGCGCACCGGCGCGGCCGACCTCGCTGACGCCGCCAGCGACTGGGCGGCTTTGTACCGAGGAAGCGTCCACCTGCTGCCCCGGGAACAACTGCTGCCGGGGTGGCGAATTCGGCTCCAGGAAGAGTGTGCGGACGGTGGAGAGGACCCGCCCCGCAGAGCGTGAGCCAGCAGTCGCAGGCGTCACCGCAGCGCTGCTCCGTGCCTCTTGCACGCCTCGCACAACGCCGGTGAGTTGTGCGCACCTCACTGGTGATGTCGCTGGTTTCTGGTGAGAAGCCGGTCCGCAGGGCTGTGACCTGCGGTGGGGAGGCTCGGCCTGCGGCCGGTGACTCACTGGTGAGTCACCGATTTTCCCGTTCCACTTCCGTGATGCCCAGCGGGTGGCGGTGGTGAGTGGTTCGGTGAGGGGTGCGCCGTTTCGTGGGGCAGAGCAATCACCCCTCCCACGGAAGGCGCCCTCATGGCCCCCACTCCCACTCCTCTCCCACCCCGCCGCCGTACCGCCGGCCGTCCGGCCGCTCAGCCTCCTTCGCGGCGGCTGCGTGTAGAGCGTCCGCAGACCGTGCCCGCCGGCCGGGCTGTCTCCCGTGGGCCGCGTATGGTCCGGGTCGGGATCTGGACCGCGCTTGCGGCCGGTCCTCTCGCGCTGGCCGTTGCCTTCGCCGTGCCGAGGACCACGATCGCCCAGGCCGCCCCCGCCCCTCGCGCCACGGACACGGCCCGTACTGCGGCCGATCCGGCCGGGGTCGCGGAGATGTTCGTGGACCTGTGGCTGCGGGCGGATGGTGCGCAGCCGGACAGTGCCGTGGCGATCGCGGTGCGGTCGCTCGCTCCGGGGGTCGAGCTTCCCAAGCGGCCCCGTGCGGCAACCGTTTCCGTGGCGGCGCGGACCGTTGCCGTGCGCAGTGCGGTTCTGCGCGAGGGCATGTGGACGGTGGTTGTCGGCGCGATCGCGGACCGCGGTGAGATCGAGGGAGCCCCGAGCAGCCCGTCCACTGGGGTGGCGGGGCCGGTCTTGCCGGTGGTGCGGTACTTCGCGGTGTCGGTCGCGGGCGATGGCAGCGACAAGGGCCGGTTCACGGTGGTGGGTGCTCCGGCGGAGGTCGCCGTCCCGGACGCGGCGGCGGTGGCCGAGTCGGAGTTCTCCGTCCCGGTTCCCTCCACGGGGGTGCTGGCGACGTCGATGGGCGAGTTCGTCCGTGCCTACCTCAGCGGAGGGCAGGGCGCGTCTCTGGAGCGCTATCTGTCTCCTGGCGTGCGGGTCTCGGCTCCCCGGGCGGCTTCTTATGCGCGGGTGGATGTCGAGGACGTCGCCGCGGACGCCGAGGCCGCCCTGGGTGCCACGGTGCCGGCGGACGGGGCGAAGGCGCGGGTGCGGGTGCGGGTGCGGGTCATGGGTGAGGACCGGGCCGGGGTGCGCTGGCCGCTGGTCTACCGGCTGGAGGTCACGGCGCGGGCCGGGCGGTGGGAGGTCAGTGCCCTGGAGGCCGCAACCACATCGCCGCCCGCGGCAGCGCCGTCCCCCGCCGCTTCGGTTTCGGGCGGTGCCCGATGAGCACCGTGACGCTGGCGGGCAAGCTCGACGTGCTGGGTGACTCCTTCATCGGAACGCTGTCCGGCTGGGCGGACGGGGGCCTGAAGGCGGTTCTGGTCACCGTCGTCGTGGTCACGATGGCCAGGAAGTTCTCGCTGAAGGCCGGTATCGGGGCGCTGATCGCGCTGGTGATCGCGCTGGGCATCTACAACTCCCGTGACAGCCTGGCTTCGATCTTCTCCGACGAGATCAACAACCCGGCGAAGGGCGCGGGCGCTGTCACCGTCCTCGTCACCCCTGGACCTGAGAGCGGTACGGGGAGCGTGCTGTGAGCGCCGCGGCACAACCGCGCGTCGCGCGGGCCTATACGAGTGCGCGCCGGCATCCGTGGGTGCTGGGCAGGCTTGGCGACTGGACGGTGCCGTTCGGCCCGTACACGCCGGCGCAGCTGGTGGTTTTGGGCGGCGGCGCGTTCGCGCTGATCAACACGTTCGCCTGGTGGTCGTGGGCCGGGCCGGTCCCGGTCGTGTTGTGGCTGGGTGCGGTGTGGGCGGTGCGCGGGGCTCAGATTGCCGGGCAGAACCCGTTCACTGCTGTGCTGGGTGGGCTGGTGCTGCTGTTGCGGCACCCGGCCGGGCGGATCAGTGGCCGTGTGGCCCGTGACCGGCGGCCCTCGTATCTGTTCGGACAGTTCATCATCGAGCCCGCGCCGGCCCCCGTCACGGCGGGTGTGCGGGCAGCCGGGCTGGTGGCCGGGCCGTCGGGCGGGCTGAGGAGTGCCGGTGGGGTGGCAGGTTCCGGGCTGTCGCGGCTGCTCGCCCAGACGGCGCCGGCCGGGCGGGGGGCGGCGTGATGCGGGTCCCGTTTAGGCACATCGCCGGTCATCTGCTGTGGTCGACGGCTGGCACCGTGTGGGCGGTGTGGCGGGTGGAGCCCCTGACGGGGGGCTATCTGCCCGCCCGTGTCCGGCAGGAGCTTCTGGGCAAGGTCACCTCCCTGGTCCGCTCGATGCCTTCCTTGGAGCCGCGGCTGTTCGTGCTGGCCGCACAGGCGGATCCGGGTGAGGTCGCCGAGCGGATGGTCGAAGGCCTCGACTGGCAGCGGCTGCCCGCGTGGGCGCAGACCTGCGCGGCCACCGTCGACCTCCTGACCGGTCAGGAGATGCATGAGCGCACCGTGTGGCTGGCTGTGCCGCTGCCGGGCAGGGGCGGCACGACTGCTGCGTCTTTCGGCGCGCTGTATGCGGAGATCTCGGCGGCTGTGGGCATCGCCCCGGTACCGGTACCCGAGGCGGATGTGCGGGCCGCGCGGGCGGAGGCGGACCGTGTGCAGACGTCGCTGGGCGGGGGGCTGGGCCTGCGGCCCGCGTCGGCGGCCGAGATCGTGTGGATGGTCCAGCACGCCCTGCACCGGGGCCTGGAAGAGCCGCTGCTGTGCGACGCGGAGGCCAGTCCTCTCTACGGCAGTCGCGTCCACGACGGGCAGCTCCTCTCTCCCTCATATGGGGATCTGGGCCAGGTCCGCCTCGCCGAGGGTGGCCAGGTGAAAGAGCACAACGCTGACCGTGAGAGCCGCAAGGCCGGTGGTGCGGGCGCGTGGTGGCGGTCGGCCGCGACCGCTTCGCCGGTGGGCCGCAAGTGGCTGCAGGTCGAAACGGAGGCGGGAACCGGTTACCAGGCGCACCTGGTCCTGGCGGAGATCCCGCCGGCGGTGTCGGTGGACAGCGCGGACGTCCTGGCTCAGCTGGAAGGGCTACCGTTCCCGGTGGATGTGACCGCGGATCTGCGGGTGGTGCCGGCGAAGAAGGCGCGGGCGCAGGTCCAGCGCAAGAAGCGTGAGCTGCTGGACCAGGCGGAGCAGTACGGGGCGCAGCCGACGGGGATGCCGCATTCTCTGCCGGACGCGGCGGGGGATCTGGCGGAGCAGGACGCGCGGATGGCGCGGACGTCGGTGGAGGTCGAGGTCCAGTCGGTGACCGTGCTGACGGTGTGGGGTGCGGACTGGGCGACGTGTGACGCGCGGGCTCGTGAGCTGTCGGCGGCCCTGTCGGGGGGTGACTACCGGGCGGTGCGTCCGGTCGGCATGCAGGAGGAGCTGTTCGCGCTGTGTCTGCCCGGCACGGTGCGGCCGAAGCAGCTGGGCCAGTTCACCCAGCATCAGCTCTCGGAGGACTGGGCCGCCTCGGGTGCGCTCACTCTCTCCAGGGTCGGGGATCCGGCGGGCGTGATGATCGGCCACGACCTGGACAGTGGAACGATCCGCCCCGTCCTGCTGAACCCGGCCGACGCACCGCAGGTCAACGCGTCCGCGTCCAGCGCCGTGACCGGTGATCTGGGGGCCGGAAAGAGCGTTCTGGAGAAGCTGATGACGGCTGCGGTGGTGGACCGGGGCGGCCGGGCTATCGTCATCGACCGCACCCCGGTCCGGGAATGGGCGGCGTTCGCGCAGTCCGCGGTCGGCGAGCGGTGCCAGGTCATCGACGCCGCCCGGGCCGAACTGTCCATCGACCCGCTGCGCGTGTTCGGCGGGCCTACCGGCGCGCACTACGCCCTGTCCTATCTGACCCTGCAACTGGGGGTCGGTGCGATGAGCGCCGCCGGAGCGGTCCTGCACCACGCCGTGGAGGAAGTCGCTGCCGGTTCCGAATCGTCCATGGCGAAGGTCCTGGACGTCCTGGCCGCCCTGGCCTCGGATGGGCCGGGGACGACGCGGGCGGACGCGGCCGCGACCATGGCCGACCTGCTGCGGATCGTGCGCGGGAATCCCCTCGCGGCGATGGTGTTCGACCCTGAGCTGCCCCCGGTCACCCTGGACGGAGATCTGGGCGCGGACATGGTGGTCGTCACCACCGCGGGTCTGACGCTGCCGCCAAGGGAGGCGTTCGCCGACGTCGAGGTGCTGCGCCAGCAGCCCCTCGAGGCACTGATCGGCCGGGCCGTCCTCTACCTGATCGCAGCCATCGCCCGGCAGGCGGCTTTCACCGACCCGTCCAGGTTCTGTCTGGTCGCGCTGGACGAGTGCTACTGGCTGACCTCCTCCGCTGAAGGGGCCGCGCTGGTCCACGAGATCCTCCACGACGGCCGCAAGCACGGCGCCGGCGTCTTCCTCGGCGCCCACGACGTCGAGGAGCTGGGCAAGGACGCCGGGCTGATCGCCTACCGCTTCCTGTCCCGCACCACCGACCACGCCCGCGCGGCCAAGGGCCTGCGCTTCCTCGGCCTGGACGAAAACGATGAGGACCTGATCCGGCTGGTGACCACCGGACTCTCCCCGGTCGGCCAGGCGGGCCGCGAGGGCGAAATGCTGCTGCGCGATCCGCGCATGCAGGTCGGCCGGATCAAGGTCGTCGTCCCGCCCGTGCCCCGACTCAAGAAATCGATCTTCACGACACCCGGCCGCGCGGATAACCCGGCGGCCGGCGGGAGGACCTTGCGATGAACACTCACCTGCGGCTGCTGCTCACCGGCGCCCTCGCCCTGCTCCTTCTCACCTGCACCATCGCCGCATGGGCCAGCCCCCAGAGCATGCCATCGCGAGCCACCTCTTTGCCCGCCGCGGCAGCGGAGGGCGGTGCCTGTGACATGGTCGTCGGCCCGGCTCATGCCTACTGCACCCGCGCTCCCTCGGCAGCCGGTCCCAGCACGGCCGCCACGGTAGCCGGCCCCTCCGCAGCGGCCGCCGTCATTCGCGTGCCCGCTGGCTTGGACGGACGCGTCGCCCTGACGCTGTTCGCCACTGCCGCGATCGGCGGGGCGGTGGGACTTGTCCTGACCGTCGAGCGGCGGATGCGATGAGGCGGATCCAGGTGGACCGCGGCACATGGCGCGCGGCCGGGTTCGTCGTCCTGCTCACCGTCGTGTTCCTGACCACGAACACGGTGGTCGCCGCCGCGGCCGACGGGAACGCGGCCGACGGCGCGGGGCTGCTGGCCCCGCTCAACATGCCCAGCTCGGAAGGCGTTCCGCTGGAGGGCTATCAGCTGGAGGCCGACGGCGGGATGCTCGTCAACGCCGTCGGTCAGACCCAGGTCTTGGTGATGGGCGGCCTTTTCACCATGGTGCGGCTGATGGTCGGGCTGTGCTGCTGGCTGATCGGCTTCGTGTTCGAGTTCCGGCTGCTCGGCCTGCTCACCGGCCCCGCCCAGGACATCGCCGACTCCTACAACACGCACGTCGTCAACGCCCTGGGCCTCAAAGGCCTGCTGCTGGCCTGGGCGTTCGTCTTCGGGCTGATCCTGTTCGTGCGCGGCAAGGTAGGCACCGGTCTCGGCGAGATCGTCCTCACCCTGGTGATCGCCGCTCTCGCGGCCAGCGCGTTCATCCGCCCCGACTACCTTTTGGGCCGCGACGGGCCCCTCGACCAGGCCCACCAGGCCGCCGTCGAGGTCGCCCACATCACCACCAGCAGCTACTTCGGCAAGGCTGCGGGCACGTCGGATCCGTGCGACATGATCACTGGTCCCGCTCGCGACGCCTGCGACAGCACCGACCTCAAGGCCGCTTCCGTGGCCCGGCCGATCCAGGACGCGCTGACCAGCGCGCTCGTGGTCAAGCCGTACATGCTCCTGCAGTACGGCACCGTTCTCGACCCCAAGGACCCGGCGGACAAGGCCGCATACGAAGCCCATCTGTCCTGGGTGTCCGGCCTCGAGGCGGACGAGAAGGCCGGGAAGAAGAACGTCTGCCGCAAGGTGCACGGACCGGCGAAGGCCTACTGCGAGGGACGGCCGCCCGCCGGCTCGGTCATCCCGACACCCGACAGCCCCCTGCCCTGGGCGCAGTCGGTCAAGAACCCCGAATTCACCAAGCTCCTCGCCGACCTGGACAAGGCCGGTGAGCGCGGCAAGACGGCCGCCGCGTACGCGAAGGAGCCGACCTGGGACCGGGTAGGCGCGGCCGTGCTGCTGCTGATCGCGGTCGCGATCATCACAGCGCTGGTGATCGCGATGGCGCTGGTCATGCTCGGCTCCCAGGCCGGGGACGCGGCGGCCGCCGCCGCGGGCGGTATCGCATGGGTGTGGGCGATGCTGCCCGGCCCGTCGCGGATGTCGATGTGGCGCTGGTTCGGTGTCTTCATCGTCTCCGTCATGGTCGGTTTCGTCGCCGCCATGGCCCTGCCGCTCTTCGGAATCACCGTGGACGTCGTGTTCTCGAGCAGCGGCCCGGACCTGATGGTCGAGCGCCTGATCATCCTGGATGCCATCGCGCTGGCGTTCCTCGCCTTCCACCGCCGGATGCTGGCCGCGACCGCGAACTTCGGTCAGCGCATGGCGACCCGCATGCGTTACGCGAAGGTCGGCGGCAGCCACCTGCCTGGGGACACCAGCGCACTGGGCGCCGCTCTGGGCATGCACAGCCAGGCAGGCGGGGGCGGCATGGGCGGCGGCGGATTGTCGGTGGCGCACGGGGCGTTCGGGGCGCGGCTGCGCTTGCTGGGCAGCCTCGCCGCGATGAGCGACGGCACCGGCATGCCGTTCGCACCGGGCCGGCTGATCGGTGACGCGCTCGCCGAAGGACGCCGCGGCATCGCCCCGATCGCGATGGCGCTGCGCGGCGCGCACACCGCTCTTATCGGCCCCAAGCCAGGACACCACCCCGCCGCGGCCGCACTCCACCAAGCGGCCACAGGCTCCGATGCACCGCCCGGGGCCACGGGCGAGATGCAGGTGGACAAGCGAACCGGCGAAATCCTCCACGACCCCGCCACCGACCGGCCCCTCCTCGCCTCCCGCGTCCACACCCGTGCCACCCGGCTGCGCAGCTACCGCATCGCACACCGCACCGCACGCGTGGCGTACGGGGCGACGGTCGGCTTGCCGCGTGCCGTGCGCACCGCGCGGGGCAAGGCATCGGAGTTCACCGAGGACGCCCGAACCCAGCTGCGGGTTACGGCCAACCAGGTCCGCGAGGACGGCGCCCGCTGGGAACCGGCGGTACGCAGCGTCCGCGAAGGGTTCAGCCGCCCCACGGCATCCCCCGCAGCCGCCTCCCATCCAGTGCCCCCGCCCCCGTCCGAGGTGACCCCGGTCCCTGCTGCCAGTCGGCCGGCCCCGGGCAGGCAAGCCACCCCCTGGCCGCAACCCACCCGCACAGCCGCCCCCCGCCCACGCACGGACAACCCTTGGCCTCAGCCCACCCGCACGCCGACCCCCCAGACACAGGGCCAGGCGGACAGTGACCGGCTCCGGAACATCATCAACGCCCGCCGAGCTGCCGCCCGTCGCCCCCAGGGCGGTGAGCCGGAGTGAGGAAGCAGAAGGTTGGATGCCTGGCCGTGTTGCTGCTGGCCGCTGCGGTGTGCTGCACCGGCCCCGCACTGCTTTCCGCGGCCGCCGGAAGCCAGCCTGCGGGAGGCAGTGGTTCCGTGGACGCCGCTGCGGCGGGAATCCCCGAGCGGATGGTCGCCGCCTACCTCACCGGCGCCGCGCAGCCCGGCAACTGCCCGGGGATGCGCTGGCAGATGCTCGCCGGAATCGCCCGCGTGGAGTCCGACCACGCCGCAGGACGCCAGATCAGCGCGGGCGGCGACATCAGCCCGCCGATCACCGGCCCGCGCCTGGACGGTTCCGGCGCGGGCGGTAACACCACCGCTATCCGTGACACCGACGGCGGAGCATGGGACGGCGACGCGCAGTTCGAGCGTGCCGTCGGCCCCTTCCAGTTCCTGCCCGAGACATTCCGCGCATACGGAAAGGACGCCAACAGCGACGGAACGGTGAACCCGCACAACGCGGACGACTCTGCCGCGTCCGCCGCCGCCTACCTGTGCGGTAACGGCCGCGACCTCACCGACCGCGGCCAGCTGCGCGCGGCGATCTACACCTACAACCGGTCCTGGGCGTACGTGGATGACGTGCTGTCCGGGATCGAACGCTACGACGCTCTGGGCAGCACGCCGGCCGTGCCGTCCGGGGACGCAGGCACCGTCATCCAGGCGGCGCTCGCGCAGCAGGGCCAGCCCTATTCCTGGGGCGGTGGCGACGCCGGTGGGCCCTCTACCGGGATCTGCTGCTCGCCGGGCGGACAGGACGGACGTACCGTCACGGGCTTCGACTGCTCGGGCCTGACCCTGTACGCGTACGCGAAAGCCGGAATCCGCCTGCCCCGCACGGCAGCCGCGCAGGCCGGAGCCGGGCAGCGGATCCCCGCCTCCGCCGGGACTGCGGCCCTGCTCCCCGGTGACCTCGTCTTCTTCGGCTACGACCCCACCGCCGACTCCACCATCCACCACGTCGCCATCTACCTCGGCAACGGCCAGATGATCAACGCGCCCCGGCCCGGGAAGCCCGTACGCATCGACCCCGTCAGCGCCCTGCCCGACTACGCGGGAGGGGCCCGGCTGCTGTGACGTCCCCACCCTGGACCGGCGGCCGTCTGATGGCCGTCTGCACTGTCCTGACCTGCGCCGGGATCGGCCTGCTGTACGCGGGACTTCACACTCCGGACCCCACCGCTAACCTCCGCCCGCAGGCCCCGGTCGTTCACGCTGCGAGCCCGGGCGCCAGCGGTTCCCCGCTGGCGGCGGACCCGGCACCGTCCGCGCCGAGCCCCGGCGGCACGCCAGTGCCCCAGCCACCCCATGCGGACGCGGGCACCGGCGGCACCGCCGCTCCGCTGCCATCCGGGCCGGTGCCGTCGAGTACCGCAGCCTCCCCCGCGCCGTCTGAGCTCCCGCCGCCCGGCTCTGGGGAGGCGGCCGACCCGCTCATCCAGCAGGCCCTGGACCGGGCCAGAGCCCCGGACCTGCCACCCGCCACCGAGAAAGAGCTGCTCGCCCTTGGCCGGGCCGTGTGGCTAGCGGAGACCTCCGGCTACACCCGAGTGCGGATCCAGGCCGCGACCGCCCGCCGCGACACCGCCAACCCCGCCCTGGTGGCCGGGGCGCGGCCGGAGCGGGTGGTGGTGCGGCTGGTGTGGGCCGGAGCCGACCCGGCCGGCACGTTCCTCGACAGCCGCACCGCCACCGTCCACTTCACCCAGAACGAAGAAGGATCATGGAACCGGACATCCTGACTCTGGCCGGACCCCTCACCACGGGCATCCAAGCCGTCGCAGCCCTGCGCGCGTTCGCCGAGTGGGTGCTGGCCAACGCCTGGTGGATCACCCTGATCACGGCCGCGCTGCTGGCCGGATGGGAGACGCTGCAGCAGCGCCTGGCCGCCGAAGCCCTCTCACGCCGTACCTATGTGGAGCTCGAGCCCACCGCCCAGTTCGACCCGGGAGCGGAGCAGATCTGGCGCCAGGGCCTGCAGCTCATCCGCGCCGCCTCATCAGGGCCGTGGTGGACGCCTAGGCGGGCGCGCAGCGTGCGGCTGCGACTGCGCGCGGACGGCACCCGGCCCCTGACGTACCGGATCGAAGCCCCCGCATCGGCCCGCGCCCTTGTGGCTCAGACCCCCTATGGCGGCCGCGTCCGCGTCGAGCCGGCCGGGCCGGTCGCCGACAAGCAGCGCCGGCATGTGGTGCGTGCCGTGCTCACCCTGCACGGGGAGCCCGGGTCCCGCCTGCGGGAGGTGCCGCTGGACCCGGATCCGCTGCAGCCGCTGGTCGATGCCGTCGCCACTCTCAACGCCGAGCTCGGCGATCTCGCCGA is a genomic window containing:
- a CDS encoding conjugal transfer protein produces the protein MVRVGIWTALAAGPLALAVAFAVPRTTIAQAAPAPRATDTARTAADPAGVAEMFVDLWLRADGAQPDSAVAIAVRSLAPGVELPKRPRAATVSVAARTVAVRSAVLREGMWTVVVGAIADRGEIEGAPSSPSTGVAGPVLPVVRYFAVSVAGDGSDKGRFTVVGAPAEVAVPDAAAVAESEFSVPVPSTGVLATSMGEFVRAYLSGGQGASLERYLSPGVRVSAPRAASYARVDVEDVAADAEAALGATVPADGAKARVRVRVRVMGEDRAGVRWPLVYRLEVTARAGRWEVSALEAATTSPPAAAPSPAASVSGGAR
- a CDS encoding conjugal transfer protein, giving the protein MSAAAQPRVARAYTSARRHPWVLGRLGDWTVPFGPYTPAQLVVLGGGAFALINTFAWWSWAGPVPVVLWLGAVWAVRGAQIAGQNPFTAVLGGLVLLLRHPAGRISGRVARDRRPSYLFGQFIIEPAPAPVTAGVRAAGLVAGPSGGLRSAGGVAGSGLSRLLAQTAPAGRGAA
- a CDS encoding ATP-binding protein, which encodes MRVPFRHIAGHLLWSTAGTVWAVWRVEPLTGGYLPARVRQELLGKVTSLVRSMPSLEPRLFVLAAQADPGEVAERMVEGLDWQRLPAWAQTCAATVDLLTGQEMHERTVWLAVPLPGRGGTTAASFGALYAEISAAVGIAPVPVPEADVRAARAEADRVQTSLGGGLGLRPASAAEIVWMVQHALHRGLEEPLLCDAEASPLYGSRVHDGQLLSPSYGDLGQVRLAEGGQVKEHNADRESRKAGGAGAWWRSAATASPVGRKWLQVETEAGTGYQAHLVLAEIPPAVSVDSADVLAQLEGLPFPVDVTADLRVVPAKKARAQVQRKKRELLDQAEQYGAQPTGMPHSLPDAAGDLAEQDARMARTSVEVEVQSVTVLTVWGADWATCDARARELSAALSGGDYRAVRPVGMQEELFALCLPGTVRPKQLGQFTQHQLSEDWAASGALTLSRVGDPAGVMIGHDLDSGTIRPVLLNPADAPQVNASASSAVTGDLGAGKSVLEKLMTAAVVDRGGRAIVIDRTPVREWAAFAQSAVGERCQVIDAARAELSIDPLRVFGGPTGAHYALSYLTLQLGVGAMSAAGAVLHHAVEEVAAGSESSMAKVLDVLAALASDGPGTTRADAAATMADLLRIVRGNPLAAMVFDPELPPVTLDGDLGADMVVVTTAGLTLPPREAFADVEVLRQQPLEALIGRAVLYLIAAIARQAAFTDPSRFCLVALDECYWLTSSAEGAALVHEILHDGRKHGAGVFLGAHDVEELGKDAGLIAYRFLSRTTDHARAAKGLRFLGLDENDEDLIRLVTTGLSPVGQAGREGEMLLRDPRMQVGRIKVVVPPVPRLKKSIFTTPGRADNPAAGGRTLR
- a CDS encoding NlpC/P60 family protein, translating into MDAAAAGIPERMVAAYLTGAAQPGNCPGMRWQMLAGIARVESDHAAGRQISAGGDISPPITGPRLDGSGAGGNTTAIRDTDGGAWDGDAQFERAVGPFQFLPETFRAYGKDANSDGTVNPHNADDSAASAAAYLCGNGRDLTDRGQLRAAIYTYNRSWAYVDDVLSGIERYDALGSTPAVPSGDAGTVIQAALAQQGQPYSWGGGDAGGPSTGICCSPGGQDGRTVTGFDCSGLTLYAYAKAGIRLPRTAAAQAGAGQRIPASAGTAALLPGDLVFFGYDPTADSTIHHVAIYLGNGQMINAPRPGKPVRIDPVSALPDYAGGARLL